GGCCGCACACGCGCTGGTCGGGCAGCGTACGGGGCGGACGTACCGCCTCAGCAGCCCGGTCAAGGTGGTGCTGGTGGAGGCCGATCCGGTCAGCGGCAGCACGCTCTTCCGGCTGGCCGACTCAGGCTGACGACTCGGAAGCCGTCGGCACCGTTGCACAACGGCAACGCTTGATCAATGTGGCCAAATCGTGGCGCGGCCAAGCTTTGGCCACATCGCCACCATACCAGCGTGACCTTGGCGACACAGAATCGGACAATCCGCGACATTGTGGTGCGGCCCGTAATTTTGTCCCGCCCGGCCTCCTGAACGAAGGTGTATCTATCACCCATCCGGGATCGGCAACATCCTCGTCCGGTCCGGCTGCAGGAAAGGGAGGCCGCGGTTCGCCCCATGGCCCAGTTCGATCACAACCTGTGCGATCACGGCGTGTGCGATCCGAATGCACCGCCCCGAGTGCCGCCTTTTAACTTGCCGTCTTTCCGGATCCCCGCGATGTCGAACCTGGCGCGCCGCCTGAGCCGTTCGCTCCGATATCTGGCGTTCCAGCTTCCCGCCGCCGCCCTTTTCGCCACCACCGCCTTCGCCGGGCCGCCGCAGGTCGCGATCGTCGCGCCGCCGCCCCCGGTGACGGAACAGGTCTTCACCGTCGGCTTCGGCAAGATCGCCGAGGTCTATCTGGACCCGGTTTCCTTCGACCGTCTGGGGATGGACGGGATGAAGGGCCTGAGCACCATCGATCCGTCGGTGACGGTGGAGCAGACCGGCAACACCGTACGCCTGTACGTGTCTGGCGCGCTGGCGGCGGAGTATGGCGCCGCGGCGGACCGCGATGCCGCCGGCTGGGCGGTTCTGACCACCCGCATCATCGACCGCGCCCGCAGCCAGTCGCCGATCCTGGCGAAGGCGACACCGGAACGGCTGTATCAGGTCGTCTTCGACGGCGTCACCGCCGACCTCGACGGCTATTCCCGCTATACCGGCGTCCAGCGCGCCAGCAACGAGCGCGCCCAGCGCGAAGGCTATGGCGGCGTCGGAATTTCGCTGGACAGCGCCACCAACGGCCGCGTCACCGTGCACGACGTCATGCCGCACAGCCCGGCCGAGCGCGCCGGCATCGTCGGCGGCGACCTGCTGCTGGCGATCGACGGCGACCTGACGACGCGGATGACCGCGGCGGACATGCGCGAGCGTCTGCGCGGCCCCACCGGAACCCTGCTCACCCTCACCGTCGCCCGCGACGGCGGCGCTCCCCGCCGGCTGCCCCTGCGCCGCGAACGGGTGGTGCCGAACACCGTCACCTATTCGCTGTCCGGCGACGTCGGCATCGTCAAGCTCGACCGCTTCAACGCCACCACGGCCTCCAGCCTGCGGTCGGCGGTGACCTCCATCCGGCAGGCGGCCGGCCCGACGCTGCAGGGCATGGTTCTGGACCTGCGCGGCAATCCGGGCGGGCTGCTGGACCAGGCGGTCGCGGTCGCCGACCTGTTCATCCGCCGCGGCCGGATCATCTCCACCGAAGGGCGCAATCCCGAAAGCCGTCAGCGCTTCGACGCCAACCCCGACGACCTGCTCGACGGGCTGCCCCTGGTGGTTCTGGTCGACGGCCGGTCCGCCTCGTCGGCCGAGGTGGTGGCGTCCGCACTGCAGGACTCCGGCCGCGCGGTGGTGGTGGGGGCGTCCAGCTACGGCAAGGGCAGCGTCCAGACGGTCAACCGCCTCCCCAACGACGGCGAGCTGTTCCTGACCTGGAGCCGCATCTACACACCGGCCGGCTACACCCTGCATCGCCAGGGCGTGCAGCCCACCGTCTGCACCAGCCGGGCCGGCCAGACCGATCCGGAGGCGCTGCTGTCCGACCTGCGCGAAGGGCGGCTGCGCCCGGCCCAGATTGCCAGCTGGC
The Azospirillum sp. TSA2s DNA segment above includes these coding regions:
- a CDS encoding S41 family peptidase → MSNLARRLSRSLRYLAFQLPAAALFATTAFAGPPQVAIVAPPPPVTEQVFTVGFGKIAEVYLDPVSFDRLGMDGMKGLSTIDPSVTVEQTGNTVRLYVSGALAAEYGAAADRDAAGWAVLTTRIIDRARSQSPILAKATPERLYQVVFDGVTADLDGYSRYTGVQRASNERAQREGYGGVGISLDSATNGRVTVHDVMPHSPAERAGIVGGDLLLAIDGDLTTRMTAADMRERLRGPTGTLLTLTVARDGGAPRRLPLRRERVVPNTVTYSLSGDVGIVKLDRFNATTASSLRSAVTSIRQAAGPTLQGMVLDLRGNPGGLLDQAVAVADLFIRRGRIISTEGRNPESRQRFDANPDDLLDGLPLVVLVDGRSASSAEVVASALQDSGRAVVVGASSYGKGSVQTVNRLPNDGELFLTWSRIYTPAGYTLHRQGVQPTVCTSRAGQTDPEALLSDLREGRLRPAQIASWRSKAADDEHALNALREACPWKEHEPELDLQVAMRLLAEPALYQRAVASAVVNTVAER